A single Sphingopyxis chilensis DNA region contains:
- a CDS encoding acyl-CoA dehydrogenase family protein: MLNDPALTAFRGEVRTFLATHLTEDIRRGAARATSVFIDPDISLPWQRILHAKGWAAPDWPAEFGGPGWSEIERYIFAAECAGAGAPNLAPMGLKMVAPVIMHYGSPEQRAHYLPRILSGEDYWCQGFSEPGAGSDLAALQLRAVPDGADYVLNGSKIWTTHAHFANRMFALVRTSNEGKPQAGISFLLLDMATPGISVEPIRTLAGDHEFNQVFFDDVRVPQANRLGDENEGWSVAKHLLTFERGGKYAPGLIGRLERLRAHHDIDPALRAQLDREAVTLKALQALELKAMRGVGGSAALYASALKILGTEAAQRIDTLACELAGYAAWADADGQAPADLAVAVPRYLNDRAATIYAGSNEIQRDLIARAMLG, encoded by the coding sequence ATGCTGAACGACCCGGCGTTGACGGCCTTTCGCGGCGAGGTTCGCACCTTTCTTGCGACGCATCTGACCGAGGACATCCGCCGCGGCGCAGCGCGCGCAACGAGCGTCTTCATCGACCCCGATATCTCGCTGCCCTGGCAGCGCATACTTCATGCCAAGGGCTGGGCCGCGCCCGACTGGCCCGCCGAGTTCGGTGGTCCCGGGTGGAGCGAGATCGAGCGTTATATCTTCGCCGCCGAATGCGCAGGGGCCGGCGCGCCGAACCTGGCGCCGATGGGGCTGAAAATGGTGGCGCCAGTGATCATGCACTATGGCAGCCCGGAACAGCGCGCCCATTATCTGCCGCGCATATTGTCGGGCGAGGATTATTGGTGCCAGGGCTTTTCCGAACCCGGCGCGGGATCCGATCTTGCCGCGCTGCAATTACGGGCCGTGCCCGATGGCGCCGACTATGTGCTGAACGGTTCGAAGATCTGGACCACGCACGCACATTTCGCGAACCGCATGTTCGCGCTGGTGCGGACGTCGAATGAAGGCAAACCGCAGGCGGGTATCAGCTTCCTGCTGCTCGACATGGCAACGCCGGGGATCAGCGTCGAGCCAATCCGCACACTCGCGGGCGATCATGAGTTCAACCAGGTCTTCTTCGACGATGTGCGCGTGCCGCAGGCAAACCGGCTCGGCGACGAGAATGAGGGCTGGTCGGTCGCGAAGCACCTGCTGACGTTCGAGCGCGGCGGCAAATATGCGCCGGGGCTGATCGGTCGGCTCGAACGGCTGCGTGCGCATCACGACATCGACCCCGCACTTCGCGCGCAGCTCGACCGCGAGGCAGTGACGCTCAAGGCGCTGCAGGCACTCGAGCTGAAAGCGATGCGCGGCGTAGGCGGCAGCGCGGCGCTCTATGCCTCGGCGCTCAAGATCCTCGGGACGGAGGCAGCGCAGCGCATCGACACGCTGGCATGCGAGCTCGCCGGCTATGCGGCATGGGCCGACGCCGACGGGCAGGCGCCCGCCGATCTGGCGGTCGCGGTCCCGCGCTACCTCAACGATCGCGCCGCGACCATCTATGCCGGATCGAACGAAATCCAGCGCGACCTGATCGCGCGGGCGATGCTCGGCTAG
- a CDS encoding DMT family transporter: MNPIWLPASLFGGLFQAWRTALQQRLRAELSVSGAGLIRYLYGVPFALAFATIWLTIQRDAVPIFGAAFAAFTVAGAITQMAGTILLIMAFGHRGFVVGTAFSKTEAVQAALVTALFLGERLPLLAWIGIVAGVAGVLVLALAGRGVSARELRRAFGQPAALCGLGAGSMFALAAIAVKLATAELEDIDLVGSALVTLVVVMAIQTGLHILWVALRDRDTLRAVFRTWRNSSQVGLLSALGSACWYIGFAAAPAALVRIVGQVEVVFTIGFAHFYLREPVRWHEIVGLLLVVGGVVMALLATF, encoded by the coding sequence ATGAATCCCATCTGGCTTCCCGCATCGCTGTTTGGCGGCCTGTTCCAGGCCTGGCGCACCGCATTGCAACAGCGCCTGCGCGCCGAGCTCAGCGTCAGCGGCGCGGGGCTGATCCGCTACCTTTACGGCGTTCCCTTCGCCCTTGCCTTCGCCACCATCTGGCTGACGATCCAGCGCGACGCCGTCCCCATATTCGGTGCGGCTTTCGCGGCCTTCACCGTCGCGGGGGCAATCACGCAAATGGCGGGAACGATCCTGCTGATCATGGCTTTCGGGCATCGCGGCTTCGTCGTCGGCACCGCCTTTTCCAAGACAGAAGCGGTGCAGGCGGCGCTCGTCACCGCGCTGTTCCTTGGCGAGCGATTGCCGCTGCTCGCATGGATCGGGATCGTCGCCGGGGTTGCGGGCGTGCTGGTGCTCGCGCTCGCCGGACGCGGGGTTTCGGCGCGCGAGCTCAGGCGCGCGTTCGGCCAGCCGGCGGCGCTGTGCGGGCTCGGCGCGGGATCGATGTTCGCGCTCGCGGCGATCGCCGTGAAACTCGCGACCGCCGAACTGGAAGATATCGACCTGGTCGGATCGGCGCTCGTCACGCTCGTCGTCGTGATGGCAATCCAGACCGGACTGCACATCCTCTGGGTCGCGCTGCGCGACCGCGATACCCTGCGCGCGGTTTTCCGGACGTGGCGCAATTCGAGCCAGGTCGGGCTGCTGTCGGCGCTCGGCTCAGCCTGCTGGTATATCGGCTTCGCCGCGGCACCTGCGGCGCTGGTGCGGATCGTCGGGCAGGTCGAGGTCGTGTTCACGATCGGCTTTGCGCATTTCTACCTGCGCGAGCCGGTGCGGTGGCACGAGATCGTCGGGCTGCTGCTCGTCGTCGGCGGCGTCGTGATGGCGCTGCTCGCCACCTTTTAG
- a CDS encoding DUF3237 domain-containing protein has protein sequence MDEENSRAEPTALATRHLCTVEFDVGGGIIGIGASPFGDQRLGYISGGRFFGPRINGIVLPGGGNWSRSGRLGDDASVGTFDARAVWQTDDGDLIYLSYTGRNIIPDDVRATFVDPEVPDAEASRYYLRIAPVFETASAKYGWLNGVLAVGVGARTDFGVRHVIHEVL, from the coding sequence ATGGACGAAGAAAATTCGCGCGCTGAACCCACCGCGCTGGCGACGCGCCATCTGTGCACCGTCGAGTTCGACGTAGGCGGCGGTATCATCGGCATCGGTGCCTCGCCGTTCGGCGATCAGCGGTTGGGATATATCAGCGGTGGTCGCTTTTTCGGTCCGCGTATCAACGGGATAGTATTGCCCGGCGGCGGCAACTGGTCACGCAGCGGGCGGCTGGGTGACGACGCTTCGGTCGGCACTTTCGATGCCCGCGCGGTGTGGCAGACGGACGACGGCGACCTCATTTATCTGAGCTATACAGGGCGCAATATAATTCCCGACGATGTCCGCGCGACCTTTGTCGATCCGGAGGTGCCCGACGCCGAGGCGTCAAGATACTATCTGCGAATCGCGCCGGTGTTCGAAACCGCGAGCGCGAAATATGGCTGGCTCAACGGCGTGCTCGCCGTGGGCGTGGGCGCGCGCACCGATTTCGGGGTCCGCCATGTGATCCACGAGGTGCTTTGA
- a CDS encoding glutathione S-transferase family protein produces MITLYGGPTPNARKIAIALLEMELDWRLEYIDILAGDQLTPEFLALNPNNKTPVIVDDQGPGGERFILWETGAILLYLAEKTGRFLPSDPVKRAICWQWLTFQLSGVGPMFGQEAHFTHYAKDRHEYAIERYSREVDRLMMVIDKRLGEAEWLAGHDYTIADMATLPYLRRQLIEKAGRFPHVERWGAAMLERPAVAEGMKVGVARAETIEGGLTGFTDEHRAILWGDRQHATR; encoded by the coding sequence ATGATCACCCTCTACGGCGGCCCGACCCCCAATGCGCGCAAGATCGCGATCGCGCTCCTCGAAATGGAGCTCGACTGGCGGCTCGAATATATCGACATCCTTGCGGGCGACCAGCTGACCCCCGAATTCCTCGCGCTCAACCCGAACAACAAGACGCCGGTGATCGTCGATGATCAAGGACCCGGCGGCGAGCGGTTCATACTGTGGGAAACCGGCGCGATCCTGCTCTATCTCGCCGAAAAGACCGGGCGCTTCCTGCCCTCCGACCCGGTAAAGCGCGCGATCTGCTGGCAATGGCTGACGTTCCAGCTATCGGGCGTCGGCCCGATGTTCGGGCAGGAGGCACATTTCACCCACTATGCCAAGGACCGGCACGAATATGCGATCGAACGGTACAGCCGCGAGGTCGACCGGCTGATGATGGTGATCGACAAAAGACTGGGCGAGGCCGAATGGCTGGCCGGCCACGACTATACCATCGCCGACATGGCCACCCTGCCCTATCTCCGCCGCCAGCTGATCGAGAAGGCCGGGCGCTTCCCCCATGTCGAGCGCTGGGGCGCCGCCATGCTCGAACGGCCAGCGGTCGCCGAGGGGATGAAGGTCGGCGTCGCGCGCGCCGAGACGATCGAGGGCGGGCTCACCGGCTTCACCGACGAACATCGCGCGATCCTATGGGGCGACCGCCAGCACGCGACACGTTGA
- a CDS encoding hydroxymethylglutaryl-CoA lyase — MLKNKVVELVEVGPRDGLQNEAAIVSTADKLELVRRAIEYGVRRIEVTSFVNPKKVPQLADAEDLVAMLPERDDVTYIGLVLNRRGAERALATGRIDELGAVCVTSDSFGIRNQGQSSDESLAAAMEIVAFAREVGRSGQITIATAFGCPFEGRVAIERVVDMAKRAADADPREIALADTIGVGAPAQVSEMVGCVREAVGELPVRVHFHNTRGTGIANVWAAVNEGAATVDASLGGLGGCPFAPGAAGNVATEDVVYMLERSGVATGVDLSKVVEAADWLTGVMGRPLPAMVSRAPVFP, encoded by the coding sequence ATGTTGAAAAATAAGGTGGTGGAACTGGTAGAGGTCGGCCCGCGCGATGGGCTCCAGAATGAAGCGGCGATCGTTTCCACCGCCGACAAGCTCGAACTCGTCCGCCGTGCGATCGAGTATGGCGTGCGTCGCATCGAGGTGACGAGCTTCGTCAATCCGAAGAAGGTGCCGCAGCTTGCCGACGCCGAGGACCTCGTCGCGATGCTGCCCGAGCGCGACGATGTGACCTATATCGGGCTCGTCCTCAACCGGCGCGGTGCCGAGCGCGCGCTCGCGACCGGGCGCATCGACGAACTCGGTGCGGTTTGCGTGACGAGCGACAGTTTCGGCATTCGCAATCAGGGCCAAAGCTCCGACGAATCGCTCGCGGCGGCGATGGAGATCGTCGCATTCGCGCGGGAGGTGGGGCGCAGCGGCCAGATCACCATCGCCACCGCCTTCGGCTGTCCGTTTGAGGGGCGCGTCGCGATCGAGCGCGTCGTCGATATGGCGAAGCGCGCCGCCGACGCGGACCCGCGCGAAATCGCGCTCGCCGACACGATCGGCGTCGGGGCGCCCGCGCAGGTTTCGGAAATGGTCGGCTGCGTGCGCGAGGCGGTCGGGGAACTCCCCGTGCGCGTCCATTTTCATAACACGCGCGGCACCGGCATCGCCAATGTCTGGGCGGCGGTGAACGAGGGGGCGGCGACTGTCGACGCGTCGCTCGGCGGGCTCGGCGGCTGTCCCTTCGCGCCCGGCGCGGCAGGCAATGTCGCGACCGAGGACGTCGTCTATATGCTCGAACGGAGCGGGGTCGCGACGGGTGTGGATTTGTCGAAGGTCGTCGAAGCGGCCGACTGGCTCACCGGCGTAATGGGGCGCCCCTTGCCGGCAATGGTCAGCAGGGCGCCCGTCTTTCCCTAG
- a CDS encoding glutathione binding-like protein, whose translation MIDLHYSATPNGQKVAIMLEEIGEPYRVIPYDIFNGDQLASSFGRINPNHKLPAIVDLAPAGGGDPVTVFESGAILQYLAEKGGRFLPASGAARAATLSWLTWQVAGLGPMGGQASHFLRYAPAGQDYAVERYTKELKRLLTVLEKRLDKSAYVAGDEYSIADMAIWPGRASAFVMGMGLDEWPAMHRWFERIRERPAVARAIAREDLKAPEKYIGRHQTLDEKEWSNMFGAANHAAVKGD comes from the coding sequence ATGATCGACCTGCATTATTCGGCGACCCCGAACGGACAGAAGGTCGCGATCATGCTTGAGGAAATCGGCGAGCCGTATCGCGTCATCCCCTATGACATTTTCAACGGCGATCAGCTCGCCTCATCGTTCGGCCGTATCAATCCGAACCACAAATTGCCCGCGATCGTCGATCTTGCTCCGGCGGGTGGCGGCGATCCCGTGACGGTATTTGAGTCGGGAGCGATTCTGCAATATCTGGCCGAAAAGGGCGGGCGTTTCCTGCCGGCATCGGGCGCGGCGCGCGCGGCGACGCTGTCGTGGCTGACGTGGCAGGTCGCCGGGCTCGGGCCGATGGGCGGGCAGGCGAGTCACTTCCTGCGCTATGCCCCGGCGGGGCAGGATTATGCCGTCGAGCGTTATACCAAGGAATTGAAGCGCCTGCTCACCGTGCTCGAAAAGCGGCTGGACAAGAGCGCCTATGTCGCCGGCGACGAATACAGCATCGCCGATATGGCGATCTGGCCTGGCCGCGCATCGGCGTTCGTGATGGGCATGGGGCTCGACGAATGGCCGGCGATGCACAGATGGTTCGAACGCATCCGCGAACGCCCCGCCGTCGCGCGCGCGATAGCGCGCGAGGACCTGAAGGCGCCCGAGAAATATATCGGCCGCCACCAGACGCTCGACGAGAAGGAGTGGTCGAACATGTTCGGCGCCGCAAATCACGCAGCGGTGAAGGGCGACTGA
- a CDS encoding acyl-CoA dehydrogenase family protein has product MLQESVQRFLADHARPGWRDLSASLGLAGIALPENVGGFGGGPIDIALVMAELGPALAGADWLSHVAASALLARIAPAHPALGDLAAGRRRIAIICAASTAAMPAVEDGLVRGCAALVAGAAEADLLLLASEEALLLIAADGGKVEQRHRIMHDGSVSADLAFTLKPGDASLLADGDKARGLTDYANDLILAGRCAEAVGLIQHMIADSVDYLGQRKQFGMAIGRFQSLRHRAADMQLAAMKAAALTEVAIVAVDQDRADRAQAVSAACIEVGDAVRIAGESAVQIHGAMGLTEELSLGGHFKRALAIAAAFGPRGGHLVRFAEVAS; this is encoded by the coding sequence ATGCTTCAGGAAAGCGTCCAGCGTTTCCTCGCCGACCATGCGCGCCCCGGCTGGCGCGACCTGTCCGCGTCGCTCGGCCTCGCCGGGATTGCGCTGCCCGAAAATGTCGGCGGTTTCGGCGGCGGTCCGATCGACATCGCGCTCGTGATGGCCGAGCTTGGCCCGGCGCTCGCGGGCGCCGACTGGCTGTCGCACGTCGCGGCGAGCGCGCTCCTCGCGCGCATTGCGCCCGCGCATCCGGCGCTTGGCGATCTGGCGGCGGGCCGGCGCCGCATCGCGATCATCTGTGCCGCCTCGACCGCCGCGATGCCGGCCGTCGAGGACGGGCTCGTGCGCGGCTGCGCCGCCCTGGTCGCAGGCGCGGCGGAAGCCGACCTGCTGCTGCTCGCAAGCGAAGAGGCGCTGCTGCTCATCGCCGCCGACGGCGGCAAGGTTGAACAGCGGCATCGCATCATGCACGACGGCAGCGTGTCGGCTGATCTCGCCTTCACACTCAAGCCAGGCGATGCGAGCTTGCTTGCGGATGGGGACAAGGCTCGTGGCCTGACCGATTATGCGAACGACCTGATCCTCGCCGGGCGCTGCGCCGAGGCGGTGGGTCTGATACAGCATATGATCGCCGACAGCGTCGATTACCTTGGGCAGCGCAAGCAGTTCGGTATGGCGATCGGCCGATTCCAGTCGCTCCGCCACCGCGCCGCCGACATGCAGCTTGCGGCGATGAAGGCGGCAGCGCTGACGGAGGTGGCGATCGTCGCCGTCGATCAGGATCGCGCCGACCGGGCGCAGGCGGTGAGCGCGGCGTGTATCGAGGTCGGCGACGCGGTGCGGATCGCCGGCGAGAGTGCCGTGCAAATCCACGGCGCGATGGGATTGACCGAGGAACTCAGCCTCGGCGGGCATTTCAAACGTGCACTGGCGATCGCGGCGGCATTCGGTCCGCGCGGCGGCCACCTCGTGCGCTTTGCCGAGGTGGCGTCCTAG
- a CDS encoding LysR family transcriptional regulator, with protein sequence MDIDDLRTFVEVADAGGVSPAARRLGVSKSIVSRRLSRLEAELGVQLLARSTRGAALTEAGAIFRDHAARAGAEIDVARETILPAGELRGRLRVSAPLTFGPTHFAPVLAKMARRHPRLHLQTCYTDRFVDLIAEGYDCAIRVGYLQDSNLIARRIGPMYGRLLASPAYIEAHGAPETPDELVAHQALMQGTESWQLIDGDRVVTVRPQGRFKADNGTALIAAAVAGLGVAYLPDGLSHDYVASGALVPVMTRHLPPPAGVYVVRPPSQHPARKIRELTELLIEYYEQTPALAGFA encoded by the coding sequence TTGGATATCGATGACCTGCGCACCTTTGTGGAAGTGGCCGACGCCGGGGGCGTGTCGCCCGCCGCGCGTCGGCTGGGTGTTTCCAAATCGATCGTCAGTCGGCGGCTATCGCGGCTCGAGGCGGAGCTGGGCGTCCAATTGCTCGCGCGATCGACGCGCGGCGCCGCGCTGACCGAAGCGGGCGCCATCTTCCGCGACCATGCCGCCAGAGCCGGCGCCGAGATCGACGTGGCGAGGGAAACCATTCTTCCCGCGGGCGAACTGCGCGGCCGCTTGCGGGTTTCGGCGCCTCTGACTTTCGGCCCGACCCATTTCGCGCCCGTGCTTGCCAAAATGGCGCGCCGCCATCCGCGGCTTCATCTCCAGACCTGTTACACCGACCGGTTCGTCGATCTGATCGCGGAGGGTTATGATTGCGCGATCCGCGTCGGCTATCTGCAGGACTCCAACCTGATCGCGCGCCGTATCGGCCCGATGTACGGACGGTTGCTCGCCAGCCCGGCCTATATCGAAGCGCATGGTGCGCCCGAGACGCCCGATGAGCTCGTCGCCCATCAGGCGCTGATGCAGGGCACCGAAAGCTGGCAGCTCATCGACGGCGACAGGGTCGTAACGGTCCGTCCGCAGGGGCGTTTCAAGGCGGACAACGGGACGGCGTTGATCGCGGCGGCGGTGGCCGGACTCGGGGTTGCCTATCTCCCCGACGGCCTGTCGCATGACTATGTGGCCTCGGGCGCGCTCGTCCCCGTCATGACGCGGCATCTTCCGCCGCCCGCGGGTGTTTATGTCGTCCGCCCGCCCAGCCAGCACCCCGCGCGAAAGATACGGGAACTCACCGAACTGCTCATCGAATATTATGAACAGACGCCGGCGCTGGCGGGGTTTGCATAG
- a CDS encoding CaiB/BaiF CoA transferase family protein, giving the protein MSETGSGGALEGIRVVEMGQLIAGPFCGQLLGDMGAEIVKLEPPVTGDQMRNWGQGDKPSWWRVIARNKYSVAVDLRSEEGQALARELIAKADILIENFRPGTLEKWNLDPAELRTANPGLIVVRVSGYGQTGPYSTRAGFGGIGEAMGGWRGIVGYPDLPPARMGVSIGDTLAATYGCVGALAALHHRSKTGEGQIVDSALYEAVLQVMESTVSDYSASGTKRRRTGSTLPGIAPSNVYPCRDGEYLIGANQDGVFARLAAAMGRSELAHDERYATHRARGVRQEELDALIGEWTRTLTIEELEAKMVEAGVPAGRVFDAEDMMADPHFAARDALVTVADEELGEVTMQGVFPKLSATPGSVRRPAPLTVGQDSADVLKRWLGREA; this is encoded by the coding sequence ATGAGCGAGACGGGCAGCGGGGGCGCGCTGGAAGGCATCAGGGTGGTCGAGATGGGGCAGCTCATCGCCGGCCCCTTCTGCGGACAGCTGCTCGGCGACATGGGTGCCGAAATCGTCAAGCTCGAACCGCCGGTGACCGGCGACCAGATGCGCAACTGGGGTCAGGGCGACAAGCCGAGCTGGTGGCGCGTGATCGCGCGCAACAAATATTCGGTAGCGGTCGATCTGCGGTCCGAAGAAGGCCAGGCGCTGGCACGCGAGCTGATCGCGAAGGCGGATATATTGATCGAGAATTTCCGTCCCGGCACGCTCGAGAAGTGGAATCTCGATCCCGCCGAACTCCGCACGGCGAACCCCGGGCTGATCGTCGTGCGCGTGTCGGGCTATGGTCAGACCGGCCCTTACTCCACGCGCGCCGGCTTCGGCGGTATCGGGGAGGCAATGGGTGGCTGGCGCGGTATCGTCGGCTATCCCGACCTGCCGCCCGCGCGCATGGGCGTGTCGATCGGCGACACGCTCGCCGCGACTTACGGCTGCGTGGGGGCGCTCGCAGCGCTCCATCACCGCAGCAAGACCGGCGAAGGACAGATCGTCGATTCCGCCCTCTATGAGGCGGTGCTGCAGGTCATGGAATCGACCGTGTCCGACTATTCGGCGAGCGGCACCAAGCGTCGGCGCACCGGATCGACCTTGCCCGGCATCGCGCCCTCGAACGTCTATCCGTGCCGCGACGGCGAATATCTGATCGGCGCCAATCAGGACGGCGTCTTCGCGCGGCTCGCCGCCGCCATGGGGCGGTCTGAGCTTGCGCACGACGAACGCTATGCCACGCACCGCGCGCGCGGTGTGCGGCAGGAGGAACTCGACGCGCTGATCGGCGAATGGACGAGGACGCTGACGATCGAGGAACTCGAAGCGAAGATGGTCGAAGCCGGCGTGCCCGCAGGCCGCGTCTTCGACGCCGAAGACATGATGGCCGACCCGCATTTCGCCGCGCGCGATGCCTTGGTGACGGTCGCCGACGAAGAATTGGGCGAAGTCACCATGCAGGGTGTCTTCCCCAAGCTGTCAGCCACGCCGGGCAGCGTTCGCCGCCCTGCCCCGCTGACGGTTGGACAGGATAGCGCAGACGTCCTGAAACGATGGCTCGGACGGGAGGCTTGA
- a CDS encoding hydrolase: MTFRNGLASLLRPEDSVLVLIDHQPYQLANLNSHDPHAVVNNSAALAKTAKAFGVPTILTSVVADRGGLIFPQITDLFPGQEVIDRTFINTWEDRKVVDAVKATGRKQLIIAGLWTEICVAMPVIQALGEGWDVTVITDASGGTSIEAHEAAIQRMIAAGANMMTWLALAAEWQRDWARTEHAAELTDVLIQHAAGSGIAYLWEQQLLNTPVPDAAG, encoded by the coding sequence ATGACCTTTCGCAACGGCCTCGCGTCGCTCCTTCGCCCCGAGGATTCGGTCCTCGTCCTGATCGATCACCAGCCCTATCAGCTGGCGAACCTCAACAGCCACGATCCGCACGCGGTGGTCAATAATTCGGCCGCCCTCGCGAAAACCGCGAAGGCGTTCGGCGTCCCCACCATCCTGACCAGCGTGGTCGCCGATCGCGGCGGCCTTATCTTTCCCCAGATCACCGATCTGTTCCCCGGCCAGGAAGTGATCGACCGCACCTTCATCAACACATGGGAAGACCGGAAGGTGGTCGACGCGGTGAAGGCGACGGGCCGCAAGCAGCTGATCATCGCGGGCCTGTGGACCGAGATCTGCGTCGCGATGCCGGTTATCCAGGCGCTCGGCGAAGGCTGGGACGTCACGGTCATCACCGATGCGTCGGGCGGGACATCGATCGAGGCGCATGAGGCTGCGATCCAGCGCATGATCGCAGCGGGCGCGAACATGATGACGTGGCTTGCCCTCGCGGCGGAATGGCAGCGCGACTGGGCGCGGACCGAACATGCCGCCGAACTGACCGACGTCCTCATCCAGCACGCCGCGGGCAGCGGCATCGCCTATCTGTGGGAACAGCAACTGCTCAACACGCCTGTGCCCGACGCGGCCGGCTGA